Genomic segment of Leptospira kanakyensis:
GTTCGTTCCACCACCAATGCTGAGTAAAATCGCATCCCTATGCAATCGTTCGACTGGGTATTCGCGGCAATACCCATACCCACCTAAAACTTGGATGGCATTTCTAGAAACTCGTTCTGCCATTTGTGTGGCCACTAGTTTTGCGGATGCCGCCCCAAGAGAGTTACGAACATCTGGTCCCAGTTCGCTTGCCACTTGATACACTAAAGCACGAGCGGCTTGGTAGTCCGCATAGGATTCAGCCACCATCCTTTGGATTTGGCCAAACTCCATTAGTTTTTTACCAAAAGCCTCTCTATGACGAATGGTATAGTCACACATAATATCGATACAACGACGGGCAATGCCAAGTGATTGTGCGGCCAGTGTCACTCGTTCAATTTCTAAATTCCTCATCATATGAGTGACAGCACCATTTTCTATCCCAAGTAAATTCTCTTCAGGGACTTCCATATCTTCAAATACAAGTTGGGTAGTTGGGGAAGAACGCATTCCCATCTTTTCTTCTTTTTTACCGACCGAAAAACCTTTGTAAGACGATTCAATGACAAAGGAGGTCATCTTTTTTCCATTTTTTTCTAACTTGGTATAAAGAACAAAAACCTGACCTATGGATCCGTTGGTGATGTATTGTTTCACTCCATTGATGATATAACGATCGCCCTTCTTCACTGCATGAGTGGTCATTCCAAGTACATCAGTTCCTGCACCGGGTTCTGTCATTCCCATCCCACCGATCCATTCCCCAGTGATGACCTTACTCAAATAACGACTCCTTTGAGAAGGGTTAGAACTATAGAAAAAATTATTCACAAAAAGAACTTCGTGGGCTAAATAAGATAAGGTGAATCCAGGATCAAACCGGGACATCTCTTCATGGATGATGACAGAGGCAAGTGGATCGAGGCCATGCCCACCATCGGCTTCAGGCACTGTGATTCCAAAAATTCCAAGTTCGGAACCAAGACGTTTGAATAACATTGTATTGAATGTTTCTTTTTCATCGTTTTCTTTGGCTTGTTCGTCCATTTCCCTTTCTGCAAAGGATGCCACTGATTCGCGCAGCGCCAAGTGGTCTTCAGTGGGATTGAATAAATCTAAAGATGATTTTTTTGTCGAAAGCGTATTCATAGAGATAAATTTTTCGTACTTTTCCTGAACCTGTAAACGAAAAAACCGCACCTCTTTACAACCCAACCTAGCGAAATTGCTACAAAAACGAACAGTTCATCAACAAAAGAATTTTAGTGATATTAAGCAAGACCCAAACACACTAACTAGAGTTATTCTACAAACCAAACATTGACACAAGTTGCATAAGGATAAAACAAAAACTACACGTATCAATAGAATATCTACTGATGACTAGTGGTTATCCTATGAGGAAATTCCTATATCATAAAAAGTAACCATGAATCGTAGGAATACTTTACAATTAATTCAATCGATTCAAACATCACTAAAACATTCGAAAAATCTTTCGTCGAATCAACCGAAATACAATGAGCACTAACGATACAAATATAGTACCTCGAGATAAGCTCGCCAAATTCGAGTTAACTGAAGAATCCTTAAATAGTTTCCGTAAAAATAACAATATCCCACTCGACCTATACAATAAGGACGGACAAATCCTCATTCATAAAAAAAGGAACCCTACCGAAGCTGATTTCGGAAAACTACTAAAGTTCGAAATGCAAGGGGTATATTTCCTTATTTCAGAGTTAAAAAAATCTAAACAGTCTGGATCTCATGACCACGCTTTTTTAGAACCTGGCCGCACAACCAAACTATTTGATCACGAAAAAACATCTAGGTTTGCAAAACAATCCCAAGCCCTCATTGAAGACCTCCGCAAAACTTCTTTTTCTTCTGACCAAGCTGTTTTTGTACAAAACTCAGTGAACGAACTTCTCACTGACTTCACTAGCAATCCTGATTACGAACTTGGGATTTTTAATATTTTAGAAATTCTAGGAGTGGCGGGAGTCTCTGTAGAATCGGAACTAATGACCAAACGCACAGTTGTTGCTATGGGAATGAAGGTTCGCACAAAAAAAATCGTCAACGAAGGAAAAGAAGAATCCAATAAAAAAGACCACCTAAGCCTAATGATGGCAAGTTATTTGGCGGATGTAGGATACTCAAGGCTTGACATTAAAAACAATCCTAAACTCACCAAAGAAGAATATGCGGTTGTCCAACAACACCCCATCATCAGTTATTTGATGACACTGCCTGCTCCAGAAATTGATTCCCATGTTCGCACTTTAATTTTAAACCATCACAGACCTTATCGTGGGAACGGAGTGAACAATAACTTTCCAGATCCAAGATCTTTATTTTCGAAACTTATGTCCGTCCGAGACAAATACAATAAAGAAGTTGGAAAAGAAAGAATCACCCAAGACATCGAACTCCAACTCCACTTACAAGAAAACAATGTAACCTCTGCTAGTTTCGAAGAAGACATTGCCATCCTTTCTTTAGCAAGCGAATATGCATCCCTCACTTCCAACCAACCTTGGAGACCTGCATTCAAATCTTCTACAGCTTTAAAGATGATCCTCAATGATTCCTTTTTTTCTTATAGCAATAAAAACATCAGACATCTTTTAGATTATGTAGGAAGTTCTCTCACCAATAATGAAAACATTGTGAACTTTGGAGACTTTGTCATCACAGCATCCGTAGATTCAGAGAGACGTGCTCATTTTGATATTTGTATCGTTTTGGAAGTGGGTCGTTACCAAACAAGACCCAAACTCCAAAGAATTTGTAGCATCAATCCGATTTTCCAAAAAGGAAACAAATTCAAAATAGCTGACTTTGATTTACACAGTATCAAAATTGATCGCAGAAAAGCCATCATGGACTTAGCCTTACAAGCAGGAACTTCTCGTGTGATTTATATCATTGACCCGGAACTAAACCCGGCTCTCCACGAAGCCGTTTACAAAATTAATATGGCCTCCTAAGATAGGTTTGGTGCATAAAGATGAATT
This window contains:
- a CDS encoding acyl-CoA dehydrogenase family protein yields the protein MNTLSTKKSSLDLFNPTEDHLALRESVASFAEREMDEQAKENDEKETFNTMLFKRLGSELGIFGITVPEADGGHGLDPLASVIIHEEMSRFDPGFTLSYLAHEVLFVNNFFYSSNPSQRSRYLSKVITGEWIGGMGMTEPGAGTDVLGMTTHAVKKGDRYIINGVKQYITNGSIGQVFVLYTKLEKNGKKMTSFVIESSYKGFSVGKKEEKMGMRSSPTTQLVFEDMEVPEENLLGIENGAVTHMMRNLEIERVTLAAQSLGIARRCIDIMCDYTIRHREAFGKKLMEFGQIQRMVAESYADYQAARALVYQVASELGPDVRNSLGAASAKLVATQMAERVSRNAIQVLGGYGYCREYPVERLHRDAILLSIGGGTNEAMQKNIASDLKKLWSE
- a CDS encoding HD domain-containing phosphohydrolase, with translation MSTNDTNIVPRDKLAKFELTEESLNSFRKNNNIPLDLYNKDGQILIHKKRNPTEADFGKLLKFEMQGVYFLISELKKSKQSGSHDHAFLEPGRTTKLFDHEKTSRFAKQSQALIEDLRKTSFSSDQAVFVQNSVNELLTDFTSNPDYELGIFNILEILGVAGVSVESELMTKRTVVAMGMKVRTKKIVNEGKEESNKKDHLSLMMASYLADVGYSRLDIKNNPKLTKEEYAVVQQHPIISYLMTLPAPEIDSHVRTLILNHHRPYRGNGVNNNFPDPRSLFSKLMSVRDKYNKEVGKERITQDIELQLHLQENNVTSASFEEDIAILSLASEYASLTSNQPWRPAFKSSTALKMILNDSFFSYSNKNIRHLLDYVGSSLTNNENIVNFGDFVITASVDSERRAHFDICIVLEVGRYQTRPKLQRICSINPIFQKGNKFKIADFDLHSIKIDRRKAIMDLALQAGTSRVIYIIDPELNPALHEAVYKINMAS